In Castor canadensis chromosome 11, mCasCan1.hap1v2, whole genome shotgun sequence, a single genomic region encodes these proteins:
- the Liat1 gene encoding protein LIAT1 produces the protein MAGRSGAGAAGYGEEGEDDDEEEETQKGGAAGSPGSRLPPIVGTASELAKRKVKKKKKKKKTKGPGKGNDKHQSRGLKSQPLSSSFHDILNPNKDHSLRAEPRQDREENQHTPAYSYTRSLPHFAEIEKSLSNQINESLRWDGILTDPEAEKERIRIYKLNRRKRYRISALKGLHSDLCPEDTPENLPYLSDKDCSSSSRQSTSKAEPPASLL, from the exons ATGGCCGGCCGCAGTGGGGCCGGGGCAGCCGGGTACGGAGAAGAGGGCGAGGACGACGACGAGGAAGAAGAGACGCAGAAGGGCGGCGCTGCGGGTTCGCCGGGGTCCAGGTTGCCCCCCATTGTGGGCACCGCCTCCGAGCTGGCCAAACggaaagtgaagaagaaaaagaagaagaaaaagaccaaGGGGCCTGGTAAAGGGAATG ATAAGCACCAGAGTCGGGGCCTGAAGAGTCAGCCACTTTCCTCATCCTTCCACGACATCCTAAATCCCAACAAAGACCACAGTCTGAGGGCAGAACCCAGACAGGACAGAGAAGAAAACCAACACACGCCTGCCTACTCCTACACCAGGAGTCTCCCCCACTTCGCAGAAATAGAAAAGAGCCTTTCGAACCAGATCAATGAAAGTCTGCGTTGGGATGGAATTCTCACCGATccagaagcagaaaaagaaagaattcgcATATATAAACTGAACCGGAGGAAGCGGTACAGGATTTCGGCCCTCAAGGGCCTCCACTCCGATCTCTGCCCCGAGGACACCCCCGAGAACTTACCTTACCTGTCGGACAAAGACTGCAGCTCCAGCAGCAGGCAGTCTACCTCCAAAGCCGAGCCCCCCGCATCACTACTTTGA
- the Rflnb gene encoding refilin-B, which produces MVGRLSLQDVPELVDTKKKGDGVLDSPDSGLPPSPSPSHWGLTAAGGSGSSGERAPAPGALEPDAAATPAAPNPASLPNTLAVGCSPRLCPLSFGEGVEFDPLPPKEVRYTSSVKYDSERHFIDNVQLPLGLAVASCSQTVTCIPNCTWRNYKAEVCFEPRHKPTRFLSTTIVYPKCPKIIYTTTLDYNCHKKLRRFLSSVELEASEFLGSDCLSDEC; this is translated from the exons ATGGTTGGCCGGCTCAGCCTGCAGGATGTCCCTGAGCTCGTGGACACGAAGAAGAAGGGCGACGGCGTCCTGGACAGCCCGGACTCGGGGCTGCCCCCCAGCCCTAGCCCCAGCCACTGGGGGCTCACGGCGGCTGGGGGGAGCGGTAGCAGCGGGGAGCGCGCGCCGGCCCCTGGGGCGCTGGAGCCTGACGCAGCGGCAACCCCCGCGGCCCCG AACCCTGCATCTCTCCCCAACACACTGGCTGTTGGCTGCTCACCAAGGCTCTGCCCCCTGTCCTTTGGCGAAGGAGTGGAGTTTGACCCCTTACCACCAAAGGAAGTAAG GTACACTTCCTCGGTCAAGTATGACTCAGAGCGGCACTTCATTGATAACGTGCAGCTGCCCCTGGGCCTGGCAGTGGCGTCCTGCAGCCAGACGGTCACCTGTATCCCCAACTGCACATGGCGCAACTACAAGGCTGAGGTGTGCTTTGAGCCCCGCCACAAACCCACACGCTTCCTCAGCACCACCATTGTCTACCCCAAGTGCCCCAAGATCATCTACACCACCACCCTGGATTACAACTGCCACAAGAAGCTGAGGAGGTTCCTGTCCAGCGTGGAGCTCGAGGCCTCAGAGTTCCTGGGTAGCGACTGCCTCTCGGATGAGTGCTGA